ATGAGAAAAGCTTTCAAGCATGGTAAAAATTCTGTTTTCAATCAAATCATTGTCCGCAGCGATGACTACAAAGTTTTTGAATTGAACAATCAATGTTGGATCTCTATACCCTCTTTAATCAAAAACAAAAGGATTAAAATCCCTTTAAATACCACAATGGAATACAAACCTAGTGGCACTTTAAGACTGATTATAAAAAACAAGGTAGTGGAAGTTCATAGTTCTTATGAAAAAACAGATAATCGCACTTGTGGGAATGAAATAATAGGCATTGATAAGGGTTATAGTGAAGTCTTTGTAACAAGCACTAACGAATTTTTAGGGAAGGATTTAGGTAAAATCCTCACCCAATACAGCGACAAACTAAAAGTCAAATACCAACGAAGAAACAAGTTATTGGCGCTGATGAAAAAAGCTCAAAAAAACAATCAACTTGAAAAAGCTAATCGTATTTTTAAAAACAATCTAGGCAAAATTAAGCAAAACAAAGAAGATCATAAAGTCAAACAAAGATTAAAAACCCTTATTTACAACGCTTGCCATCAAGTAGTGGATAAGGCAAAGGTGGTTGTGTGTGAAGATTTAAAAGAAAACTTTTCAAAAAACACAAGCTATGGCAAAAACACTAACAGAAGACTCAATTCTTGGGTTAAAGGTTTAATAGCAGACGCTTTAAAAAATGTAATAGCGTGCAGAGGTTCTGCATTGCATTTAGTCAATCCTGCATACACTTCGCAATGCGATAGCTTTTGTAACAACCTTTTATTAGGGCGTCGCAAAAGCAATACTTTTTACCTATTTAATGGGGGAACTATTCAGGCTGACTATAATGCTGCTAGAAACATTTTAGCGAGATACTTTGACAAAGAAATTAAAAAGAATACACCTTTTAATGCGGTTAAAGAAATCTTACTAAAACGGACTGATAGCTATCGCTTGACTACTGTGCAAGCAAGGCTTTAGTTGCAAATGAAAAACTTCATTTATCAACAAAGTGCGAATTACTTTAATACATGGGCATTTGTCTATGTTTTAAGGAACAGAAAGCCTCTAAAACTAAAAACAGCGCCATTAAAGTTTCCAACACGAAAGCTTCTGCCATTGAGAGTAAAACGATTGGAAGCGGCGATCTTAAAAAGGTGTGTGAGAAAGTCAAAAGTGGGCTACCCTTTGGGATCATCTCAGCCTTTAAACCCTTTAAAGACGCTTTTTATAGGGATTTCAATCATAATGAGCAAAAATTACTGATAGGGGCGGCTAAAAGCGGTTGCATTCAATCTAGCGCTGACAAACTGGCTCAGTTAAAAACGCGCTTAATCTAGTGGCAGGACAAATCCGTTAAAGTGGATTGGGATAAACCCATTTGGATTAAGGACTTCTTTAAAGGCAATAATTACCTTTATAGGAGGTTTTGTTTTTTACTGGGGAAGTATTTTATAGATAGATTTTTAAAAAATAACGCTCTGATGAGGAGTATCTTAAAGAATTGGATAATGATGAGGAATTGTCTAAAAACTCCGATGAGTGGTTTTCTAGTTTGTAAAACTAACCTCCCCCCATGTGGGGTGGCTCTCTTTTTTTAATCTCTTATTTTTCTTTTTTTCTTCTCCCCCTAACCTGTCCATTTAATTTGGAAGGGCTTTAATCTTAAAACCCTATCTTTGCGCGTTATTTCGCATCCAAAAGGCGTTTTTCCTTAAAGTCTTGGTATTCTTTGATCGCATAATTCACAAAGGGCTTGATCGCAATCCCGCCCCTAGAGGCAAAATCCCCATACACTTCCAAATACTTTGGCTCTAGCAATTTGACTAAATCTAATAAAATCGTATTGATACAGCTCTCATGGAAACTCCCATGGTTTCTGTAACTGAATAAATAGAGTTTTAAAGACTTGCTTTCTACCATTTTGTCTTTAGGGATATAGCGGATGTAGATAGTGCCAAAATCCGGCTGGGAAGTGATTGGGCAAAGGCTTGTAAATTCCTTGCATTCTAGAGTGATTAGGGGGTCTAAATTGGGGTTTGGGTTAGGGAAAGCTTCTAGTAAATCGCTACTGTATTCAAAAATATAGGGCGTTTTAGCACCTAGGGATTTAAGGTTTGATTCAGGGGTCATTGATCTTTCCTTGATTTAAGTTATAATAAGGTTATTTTAACCCATTTTTAGGAAACTCATGAACCAACGCATAGAAATGATTACGGCTTTATTAGATGAAAAAAAGGCTTTTGATATTACGCACATTGATTTATCCAAAACCCCCTATTTGGTAGAAGATGTCATTATCGCCACCACGCTAGCGAACAAGCATGCCCTTTCTTTATTGGACGCGCTTAAAAACACCCTTAAGCCTTTAGGCGAAGTCTTTTACCAGATAGATGAGTCTAATGAAGAGTGGATCATTTTGGATTTAGGGGATTTGATGATCCATCTTTTCACCGAAGAATGCCGTAAAAAATTTGACTTAGAAGGGTTTTTAAACACCTACAAGAAGGAGAGCGTTCATCAAAACGCCTAAGAAACTCATCGCGCTTTTAGGGCCTAGTGGGAGCGGAAAAAGCGCTCTTTCTATTGAATTAGCCCAAGAATTGGACGCTGAAATCTTTTCTTTGGATTCTTTGAGTATTTATAAAGACATCAATATCGCTTCGGCTAAACCTAGCTTGAAAGAACGAAAAAATATCAAGCATTACGCCCTAGATTACCTTAACATTGATGAAAAAAATAACGCCCCCCTTTTTAAAACCCTTTTAGAGGACGCTATGAGGGTGTCTTCCAAAGAAATTTTACTCATTGTAGGGGGGAGCAGTTTTTATCTCAAATCCATTTTAGAAGGTTTGAGCAGCATGCCAAAAATTAGCGGTGAGGAGGCTGTAAAAATAGAGCGAGAAATTGCCACTCTCGCTAACCCTTATATATTTTTAAAATCCATTGACCCTAACATGGCTTTTAAACTCCATCCAAACGACACTTACCGCATCCATAAGGCTTTAGAAATCTTTTATGCCACCCACACGCCCCCAAGCGAGTATTTTAAAACTAACCCTAAAAAACCCTTTGAGCATGCTATCTCGTTATTCGCTCTTTCTATTGAAAAAAGCGTGCTTACAAACAACATCAAACAGCGCACCAAAAACATGCTTGATTGTGGCCTTATAGAAGAAATCAAAGCCCTTTATGCTCAATACCCTAAAGATTCACAGCCTTTTAAAGCCATAGGCGTTAAAGAGAGCATTCTTTTTTTAGAAAAACGACTCACTTTAAAGGAGCTAGAAGAAACGATTACCTCTAACACCATCCAATTAGCCAAGCGCCAAAACACTTTCAATAAAACCCAATTCAACAACCTTTACACAGGAAGCGTTGGAGAAGTTAGGCATGCGATTTTAAAACACTCAAAAAGCGATACAAAAAAGCGATAAATGGATACACAAAATTT
This is a stretch of genomic DNA from Helicobacter pylori. It encodes these proteins:
- the miaA gene encoding tRNA (adenosine(37)-N6)-dimethylallyltransferase MiaA codes for the protein MALLGPSGSGKSALSIELAQELDAEIFSLDSLSIYKDINIASAKPSLKERKNIKHYALDYLNIDEKNNAPLFKTLLEDAMRVSSKEILLIVGGSSFYLKSILEGLSSMPKISGEEAVKIEREIATLANPYIFLKSIDPNMAFKLHPNDTYRIHKALEIFYATHTPPSEYFKTNPKKPFEHAISLFALSIEKSVLTNNIKQRTKNMLDCGLIEEIKALYAQYPKDSQPFKAIGVKESILFLEKRLTLKELEETITSNTIQLAKRQNTFNKTQFNNLYTGSVGEVRHAILKHSKSDTKKR
- the rsfS gene encoding ribosome silencing factor, producing the protein MNQRIEMITALLDEKKAFDITHIDLSKTPYLVEDVIIATTLANKHALSLLDALKNTLKPLGEVFYQIDESNEEWIILDLGDLMIHLFTEECRKKFDLEGFLNTYKKESVHQNA
- a CDS encoding transposase, which encodes MMLVTRILYAKNINKGKLKALNEQAQILGKLRSQIWQEYGALKCLNTSDRKIRDLWVKEKREFKVLANAWKETLRDSFNNIKLYLEAAKTSIKKDIFKHYKTKEEQKEAFIQLKKDEWLKDHFLHRKMRKAFKHGKNSVFNQIIVRSDDYKVFELNNQCWISIPSLIKNKRIKIPLNTTMEYKPSGTLRLIIKNKVVEVHSSYEKTDNRTCGNEIIGIDKGYSEVFVTSTNEFLGKDLGKILTQYSDKLKVKYQRRNKLLALMKKAQKNNQLEKANRIFKNNLGKIKQNKEDHKVKQRLKTLIYNACHQVVDKAKVVVCEDLKENFSKNTSYGKNTNRRLNSWVKGLIADALKNVIACRGSALHLVNPAYTSQCDSFCNNLLLGRRKSNTFYLFNGGTIQADYNAARNILARYFDKEIKKNTPFNAVKEILLKRTDSYRLTTVQARL
- the queF gene encoding NADPH-dependent 7-cyano-7-deazaguanine reductase QueF, producing MTPESNLKSLGAKTPYIFEYSSDLLEAFPNPNPNLDPLITLECKEFTSLCPITSQPDFGTIYIRYIPKDKMVESKSLKLYLFSYRNHGSFHESCINTILLDLVKLLEPKYLEVYGDFASRGGIAIKPFVNYAIKEYQDFKEKRLLDAK